CGGCACCCGCGTGCACCCGGGCGGGCGGACGGACTTCGACGCGATCATCGCCGACTCGCTCGAAGCGCTCGACCTGCCCGCAGCGCTCGCCGCAGCGGCCGATGACGAGCAGAGCGACGCGCAGCTGCGCGCCAACACCGGCCACGCGATGGAGATCGCGGGCCCCGATGTGGGGGTGCCGATCATCTCCGTGAACGGCGTCGCGTTCTTCGGTCCCGTGGTCACGCCCGCGCCGACGGGCGACACCGCCCTGCAGCTGTGGGACGGCATCGTCGCCGCTGCGACCGTGCCGGGTTTCTACGAGCTCAAGCGCGGTCGCACGGTCGGTCCGCAGTTCTGATCGGCGTGAGCGCCGTTCCGACGGGGCCCGCGAACCGCACCCACTACTTCCCGACCAGCAGGT
The genomic region above belongs to Leucobacter muris and contains:
- a CDS encoding mycothiol-dependent nitroreductase Rv2466c family protein; the protein is MSNATPEVEFWFDPICPWCWMTSRWVAEVSEARGFEVAWHPISLAVLNEGQNDRHGDAHRQGHRLGRVVEAARVAHGEQVVGPLYTEIGTRVHPGGRTDFDAIIADSLEALDLPAALAAAADDEQSDAQLRANTGHAMEIAGPDVGVPIISVNGVAFFGPVVTPAPTGDTALQLWDGIVAAATVPGFYELKRGRTVGPQF